The stretch of DNA CCATCGAGCTTCTGCCCCGTCCGCTCGCACTCGGCCGCCACCTCGGCGCCGAGGCGTTCGATCTCCTCCTCGTGCTCCACGTCGCAGATCAGCACCAGGGCGTCGGGCCCCACGAGCCGCTGGACCTCGTCGCGCCGCTTCTCGCTCCGCACCGAGTAGATGACGCGGCAGTCGGCCTCGGTCAGCAGTCGGGCGATGTGCCAGGCGACGGACTTCTTGTTGGCGACCCCGGCCACGAGGACAGTCTTGCCGGCGAGTTGGAGGAAGTCGGAGGGCATGTGGAGTGGGCAGGGGGCAGGGGCCGGTCGGCAGTGGGCAGTGACGGCAAGCCAGACTTAGTCTGACTTGGGGCGAGACTCGATCTCTGCGATGAGCGACTCGGCCTCGGTGGGCTCGATCTCGCGCACTAGCAGGCGGCGGAAGCGGGTTTCGCTGCCGTGCGTTTGGAGGTGGATCCGGCCTTCGTCGAAGACCGGCGCGGCGCGGTCGAAGTAGTTTTCGAGCGGCGCGTCGTCGACGACGAGCTTGTCATTGAGCACGACCCGTACGTAAGGGCCGACCATCCGCACCGCCATCGTGTTCCACTCGCCGGTCGGCTTGTCCGCCGGCTCGAGGGGCCACTTCCCTGGGCCGTTGTTGTTCCAAAGGGCGCCGGAGCCCTTCTGGGCGCCGTGCTTGTGGGCCGCTTCATTCCAGGGGTCCCAGAGCTGCACCTGCGGCGTGTCGCGGAGGTAGACGCCGCTGTCGCCGTTGGGCGCGAGGTTCCAATCGACCAGCAGCTCGAAGTCGCCGTACTTCCGCGCCGTCACGAGGTGCGGGCTGTGGCCGTCGCTCACCAGATCGTCCCCCTCGACGCGCCAGTGGTCGTGGAGCTCGCCGTCCCACTTCGCCTGCTGCTCGGGCGTGATCGTCGACGGGTCGATCGTCGTCCCCCCGACCCAGCCCGCGAGGCTCGCCGCGGGAAAGATCGACACGAAGCCTTCCGGCATGTCCTCCGCCATCGCCAGCGACGATAGGCACGAGCCGGCGATTAACGCCGCAAAAACCGCAAGCCTTCTCATGGTGTAACTCTGCGGGGTAACGCTACGGGGTGAGCGGCGCCGACATCGGCAGAACCTTACTGGCGAGCGGTCAGCGTACACGCAAAGTCGAACCGACACGCCAACTTGCCACGGGTCACGTTCGTCACCTTCGCCTTCATGAAGAACGCGTCGGCGAGGCGTTCGGTCAGCTCGACCTCGATCTCGACCGTATCGCCGGGGCGGACCATGTCGCGGAACTGCACGTTGTTGGCCCGCGTGGCGACGGGAACCTTGCCCGCCGCATCGGTCACCAAGCCCGACAGCAGCACGGCGCCGGCCTGCATGCTCGCTTCGCAGAGAATGACGCCGGGCGTGATCGGGAAGTCGGGGTAGTGCCCGCGGTACCAGAACTCATCGCCGCTAAACGTCTTGCGACACACGATCCGCGCCTCGCCCTGCTCCGTGACCTCGTCGATCAGCAGGAAGGGGTCGCGGTGCGGGATGGCGGCGAGGATTTGTTCTTTGGACATGGGAAAATCTAGCCGCAGATGGACGCAGATGTTGCTTGGTAGGCTAAGCCATATAAGATGGCCGATTGGCTTTCCGCGCGGTAGGATGGGGGTATGAGCACCGTCGTCAACGTCGATCCGGAAATTCTCGGCGGCACCCCGGTCTTTAAGGGGACGCGGGTGCCGATCGTGTCGTTGTTTGACCACCTGAGGGGTGGGTACTCCATCGAGTACTTCCTAGAAGATTTCCCCACAGTCTCGCGGGAGCAGGTAGATACGCTGCTCAAAGAGGCGCAGTCGATGGCCCTTTCCGGGGCCCCGGCGGTATGAAGCTGCTACTCGACGAGAACCTCCCGCATCGCTTACGACCGCTCATCGTGGGACATGACGTAGCGACAACAGCCTACATGGGTTGGGGTGGGAAGGAAAACGGTGAGCTGCTTGCCCTGGCTGCGGCCGCCGGCTTCGACGCTCTGCTAACGAAAGACGGCAATCTCCACTACCAGCAGTCCGCCCAGCTGCCGCTGTCGGTCGTCTTGCTCAGCGCGCCGAGCAACAAGCTCGATGACATCCGCCCTCTGATCGCGGCGCTGCTCAAAGCTCTTGAGAACCTGACGCCCAAAGCGGTCACGGTCGTCAAATGAGCGGGCGGTCATGAACGCACTCGCCCCTCTCTGCATGGTAGAACGCCCAAACACCGGCCGAGACTTCTCCAGCAGCGAAATGCACTTCACGCTCGCTGTTGGTTGAAATCGAATAGACATCCATTGAATGCAATTGATTTCGGTGCTGTGGGTGCGGCAACTGCACGAAACCTTCACGGAGTTTTTTCCACTCATTCGTCCACGGATCGACACCGTCCACCAGGATCTCGCCGCCTTCAGCGACTACCCCGATCTCTTCGAATCGCCATCCGCGGTCATCTGCGAACATCTGTGGCTAAATCCTTAACCCGCCGCCATGTCGGCGGCGACCGTGGCCTCGGCGCCCGCCGTGCTGTGGCTGCTGTTGGTCATCAGGTGGTTGTCCACTTCGTTCGCGACGATCACGCCGTAGTTCATCGCTCCTAGCCAGCCCGACATGATGATGCCCACGCTGCCGGCGTGGTACAGGCCGCCGATCTGTTGCGGCAGGGCGCGGCTCACGGCGAGGCCCTCAAACTTCGTGCCGAAGCTCGCGCCGTTGAGGTGGTGCGTGTAGTGGTTGAACGTCCGCGGCGTCGAGGCCTCGACGTGGACGGCCCGGCTACGCACGTCGGGGACGTACTTGTCGAGCGCGTCGAGCGTCGTCTCGCAGAGGTCACGCTTACTCGCTTGGTACTCTTCCTCGGAGAGGCCGGCCCAGTCTTCCCAACGGGCGTTGGTGCTGCTGACAATCAGCTTCTGCGGGCGGCCCTCGGGACGCGTCCCGGGGTAGTACATCGAGTAGGTGCGGCTGGTGATGTCGCGCGAGAGGAGCTGCTCGGTGTTGAACGTCGGAGCCGTCGAGGTGAACAAGAGGTCGCCCGTCGATTCTTCGAGCGGATCGTCGGGCTTCAGCGCGATGTAGACCTGCGTGCTGGAGTTGTTCACGCGCACCGCGCGGGCCTCGTCAACAAAACTGTCGGAGAACTTGTCCTCGCCGACGAGCTTGAAGATCGTCGCCTTGAGGTTCGAGTTGCTGACGACCGCGTCGCACTTGATGCGGCGCCCGTTGACGGTGACGCCGACGACCTTATCGCCTTCCACATGCACCTGCTCGCAGTCGGCGTTGATACGGATATCGACGCCGCTCTTCCGCAGCTCGGCCTCCATCGACGTGATGAGCTTGTCGGTCCCCCCTTCGAACGTGAAGACGCCCTTCGACATGAAGTTGCTGAAGACGATGCCGTAGCTGATCGCCGGGTCTTCGAGCGTCGAACCGTTCGCGTAGGTGATCGGCTCCATGAGCAGCCGAATCACGTCCTCACGGCCGGGGAAGAACTTGTCGAACAGCTCGCGCGCCGTCGTCGTCTGGTCATCGTAAAAGTTCATCCCGCGGGCCGTGTCGAAGAACGCATCGACGGTCGCCTGCGGCACGCGGAAGTTCTCGACGAGCTTCTTCGAGAAGTCAGCGCGGGTGAAGTCGGTTTGCAGCGAGAACATCGGGTTCTCGAAGCGGATGCCGGTGAGCTGGACGATCGAGTCGGCGATCTCCTGCGACCAGTACCGCCGGCAGCTCTTCACCATGCCGACGGGGAAGCCGTGCAGCGAGATGTCGAAGATGTGGTGGCCGGGCCGCTTGAACCACGTGGCGAGGCCGCCGAGCTTGTAGTGCTGCTCCAGCAGCAGGACCGAACGCCCCTGCCGGGCGAGGATGTTGGCCGAGGTGAGCCCGGCCAGCCCGGCGCCGATGACGACGACGTCGTAGTGGTCCTGGGCGCCGGCGAGGAAGTCTTTGGGCATGGGGGAGTGGGCAGTGGGCGGTCGGCAGGGGGCGGGAGGGGACCCTGTAGTTTACCGGGGAGGGGGCGGGGTGGGGAGCGGTCAAGTCAGCCAACCGCTAGACGCTACTTCTGAGGAGCGATCCAAACTAGCAATCCCTCACAGGGTTCTTCGATTTCTTCAATCAAAGGATTCCCATACGAGCCAACGAAATTACCTACCGTAAAATCAGGGCCTCGCGACTCTCGGTCAACGTGTTTAGCCCGGTACCGCACAAGGACAAGTGCCTCATCAAGCCGAGGAGAGACCGTTTCGAAGTCTAGAAACTCGCGCGAGGCGAAGCGTTGCTGCCAACCGTCGTGCCGAATCCAGTCGTGGTTCAGTTCGTCAAGAACATGAATCGAGGTAATTGCTCCATCCAGCAGAATCTTCACCTCGATCTGATCTGTGGCGTCGTCATCCGAGAAGTACACGTCGATCAGATGCTCGCCCGATTCGATAAGGCTTCCACTTCCGCCGGATGGCCGGATTGCCTCCCCCTCGTCAATGACCCAAGTCTCGCTGCTTTTTCCCTTCGGGATGAGGTCACTCATGCAGCCGAACCAGTACCTTCGTTGGTCTGGCACCAAGACTCGGAATCGCCAGTGGTTTTCATCCGTGGTGGCGACACGAATTCCATGTAGGCGATTCGGGTCCTCTACTGAAAGCTCACCAACCTCGCTCCGCAGTCGCTTGTTCTCGATTCGCAACGGTGCGAGTTCGCGAGCTTGCAGGGTGACGACGATCAAGCACGCGACCACTGCCGTCAGCAGCAGCAAACTCAGCAGCGAGATGCGTGGCCGCAGGCGGGGCTTTGGCTCGGGCGATTCCATCGCGGCGGGGCTC from Botrimarina mediterranea encodes:
- a CDS encoding DUF433 domain-containing protein, with amino-acid sequence MSTVVNVDPEILGGTPVFKGTRVPIVSLFDHLRGGYSIEYFLEDFPTVSREQVDTLLKEAQSMALSGAPAV
- a CDS encoding DUF5615 family PIN-like protein; this encodes MKLLLDENLPHRLRPLIVGHDVATTAYMGWGGKENGELLALAAAAGFDALLTKDGNLHYQQSAQLPLSVVLLSAPSNKLDDIRPLIAALLKALENLTPKAVTVVK
- a CDS encoding 3-hydroxyacyl-ACP dehydratase FabZ family protein, coding for MSKEQILAAIPHRDPFLLIDEVTEQGEARIVCRKTFSGDEFWYRGHYPDFPITPGVILCEASMQAGAVLLSGLVTDAAGKVPVATRANNVQFRDMVRPGDTVEIEVELTERLADAFFMKAKVTNVTRGKLACRFDFACTLTARQ
- a CDS encoding 3-keto-disaccharide hydrolase, with translation MRRLAVFAALIAGSCLSSLAMAEDMPEGFVSIFPAASLAGWVGGTTIDPSTITPEQQAKWDGELHDHWRVEGDDLVSDGHSPHLVTARKYGDFELLVDWNLAPNGDSGVYLRDTPQVQLWDPWNEAAHKHGAQKGSGALWNNNGPGKWPLEPADKPTGEWNTMAVRMVGPYVRVVLNDKLVVDDAPLENYFDRAAPVFDEGRIHLQTHGSETRFRRLLVREIEPTEAESLIAEIESRPKSD
- a CDS encoding phytoene desaturase family protein is translated as MPKDFLAGAQDHYDVVVIGAGLAGLTSANILARQGRSVLLLEQHYKLGGLATWFKRPGHHIFDISLHGFPVGMVKSCRRYWSQEIADSIVQLTGIRFENPMFSLQTDFTRADFSKKLVENFRVPQATVDAFFDTARGMNFYDDQTTTARELFDKFFPGREDVIRLLMEPITYANGSTLEDPAISYGIVFSNFMSKGVFTFEGGTDKLITSMEAELRKSGVDIRINADCEQVHVEGDKVVGVTVNGRRIKCDAVVSNSNLKATIFKLVGEDKFSDSFVDEARAVRVNNSSTQVYIALKPDDPLEESTGDLLFTSTAPTFNTEQLLSRDITSRTYSMYYPGTRPEGRPQKLIVSSTNARWEDWAGLSEEEYQASKRDLCETTLDALDKYVPDVRSRAVHVEASTPRTFNHYTHHLNGASFGTKFEGLAVSRALPQQIGGLYHAGSVGIIMSGWLGAMNYGVIVANEVDNHLMTNSSHSTAGAEATVAADMAAG